One Watersipora subatra chromosome 4, tzWatSuba1.1, whole genome shotgun sequence genomic window carries:
- the LOC137394365 gene encoding antistasin-like, translated as MQYFALLILLVVAIGYSGATNPVGPFNGDLRRCPFAQDCDITRCPFGAQTDRFGCPLQGCPCAQNPTNQVGPINGDSRRCPFAQDCDITLCPFGAQTDRFGCPLQGCPCTQTPANQVGPINGDSRLCPFAQDCDFTRCPFGAQTDRFGCPLQGCPCTRNPTNQVGPFNGDSRRCPFAKDCDITRCPFGAQTDRLGCPLPGCPCGPGFTPPDLSCVCVTAPCNCPVSCPRLSCPVNCAAGNGWVIGPDGCNTCQCRPGPSPVCQALVCPVNLQCSNGFALDQTGCPTCQCNPTACPLVRCTGPCPLGFLSDLNGCQTCTCSECHLDLFIDFI; from the exons ATGCAGTATTTCGCTCTCCTTATATTACTTGTTGTCGCCATCGGTTACAGTGGTGCAA CGAATCCAGTTGGTCCGTTTAATGGAGACTTGAGACGTTGCCCATTCGCTCAAGATTGCGATATCACACGCTGTCCGTTTGGAGCTCAGACAGATAGATTTGGTTGTCCTCTTCAAGGGTGCCCATGCGCGCAAAACCCTA cGAATCAAGTTGGTCCAATTAATGGAGACTCCAGACGTTGCCCATTTGCTCAAGATTGTGATATCACACTCTGTCCATTTGGGGCCCAGACGGATAGATTTGGTTGTCCTCTTCAAGGGTGCCCATGCACGCAAACCCCTG cGAATCAAGTTGGTCCAATTAATGGAGACTCCAGACTATGCCCATTCGCTCAAGATTGTGATTTCACACGCTGTCCATTTGGGGCCCAGACAGATAGATTTGGTTGTCCTCTTCAAGGGTGCCCATGCACACGAAACCCTA CGAATCAAGTTGGTCCGTTTAATGGAGACTCGAGACGTTGCCCATTCGCTAAAGATTGTGATATCACACGCTGTCCGTTTGGAGCACAGACCGATAGACTCGGTTGTCCTCTTCCAGGTTGCCCATGTGGACCTGGTTTTA CTCCTCCAGACCTGTCATGCGTTTGTGTAACAGCTCCATGTAACTGCCCTGTAAGCTGTCCGAGACTATCCTGTCCTGTAAACTGTGCAGCAGGAAATGGTTGGGTGATCGGTCCTGATGGTTGCAACACGTGTCAGTGCAGACCTG GACCATCTCCTGTCTGCCAAGCTCTGGTGTGTCCGGTAAACCTTCAATGTTCCAACGGTTTTGCACTTGACCAAACTGGATGTCCAACTTGCCAATGCA ACCCAACTGCCTGTCCTTTGGTGAGATGTACTGGTCCATGTCCTCTTGGTTTCCTCAGTGACCTAAATGGCTGCCAAACCTGCACTTGCAGTGAGTGTCATTTAGATCTTTTCATTGACTTTATTTAA